One window of Myxococcales bacterium genomic DNA carries:
- a CDS encoding FAD-binding oxidoreductase: protein MREEADVVVIGAGIMGLAIAYNLAKYHGVRKVTVLDQSYLCGGASGRNGGGVRAQWSSEANIRLMQESLSICRQFAREHRINTWFRQGGYLFLVRSDERARSLEANVKLQNQLGLSTRLLDAKQAKAVVPELSTEGIKLACYNADDAVVFPWPFVWGYAEGARAHGVEVCTFTRVTGIEQTGGRVSAVLTDAGSIRTDRVVNAAGALSPEVAKLVGIHLPTHPHRHEICSSEPLKPWLEPLVADLTNGLYFSQSTRGEIVGGISNSKVPAGPDHGSSFRFLSLYSRALLRACPILGSVKILRQWAGLYDISPDQSPIVGKVDEVEGFFLACGFMGHGFMMAPVVGKMLAALVAGGPVPDVFERWNLRRFAGGALLDEGMIIG, encoded by the coding sequence GTGCGCGAAGAAGCGGACGTGGTGGTGATCGGCGCAGGCATCATGGGCCTCGCCATCGCCTACAACCTGGCCAAGTACCACGGCGTCCGCAAGGTGACGGTGCTAGACCAGTCGTACCTGTGTGGCGGCGCCAGCGGGCGGAACGGCGGGGGAGTGCGCGCGCAGTGGTCGAGTGAGGCCAACATCCGTTTGATGCAGGAGTCACTGAGCATCTGTCGGCAGTTTGCCCGAGAACACCGCATCAACACCTGGTTCCGTCAGGGCGGTTACCTGTTTCTGGTGCGCAGCGACGAGCGCGCTCGCTCGCTCGAAGCCAACGTGAAGCTGCAAAACCAGCTCGGGTTGTCGACTCGATTGCTGGACGCCAAGCAGGCCAAGGCGGTCGTTCCCGAGCTGTCGACCGAGGGCATCAAGCTCGCTTGTTACAACGCGGACGACGCCGTGGTCTTCCCCTGGCCGTTCGTGTGGGGCTACGCAGAGGGCGCGCGGGCACACGGCGTCGAGGTGTGCACCTTCACGCGGGTCACCGGCATCGAGCAGACGGGCGGACGGGTGAGCGCGGTGCTCACCGACGCGGGCAGCATTCGGACCGACCGCGTCGTCAACGCCGCCGGTGCGCTCAGCCCCGAGGTTGCCAAGCTGGTTGGCATTCATCTGCCAACCCACCCGCACCGCCACGAGATCTGCTCGAGCGAGCCCCTGAAACCCTGGCTCGAGCCGCTGGTCGCGGACCTGACCAACGGCCTCTATTTCTCGCAGTCCACACGCGGCGAGATCGTCGGCGGCATCAGCAACTCGAAGGTCCCGGCGGGCCCGGACCACGGCTCGTCGTTTCGCTTCCTGTCGCTCTACTCCCGCGCGTTGCTCCGGGCGTGTCCCATCCTGGGGTCCGTGAAAATCCTGCGGCAGTGGGCCGGGCTCTACGACATTTCACCGGATCAGAGCCCGATCGTCGGCAAAGTGGACGAGGTAGAAGGCTTCTTCCTGGCCTGCGGTTTCATGGGACATGGCTTCATGATGGCGCCCGTAGTGGGGAAGATGCTGGCGGCGCTCGTCGCCGGCGGCCCCGTGCCGGACGTGTTCGAACGCTGGAACCTCCGCCGCTTTGCCGGGGGCGCGCTGCTCGACGAGGGCATGATCATCGGCTGA
- a CDS encoding sigma 54-interacting transcriptional regulator → MASVRLEVQNGSLKGRTFEPEGDVVRIGRAAHNELVLEEAHVSAEHARLVVGAERVTVEDLRSTNGSAVVRGSQRIVLGEASSARAVLESGDVLELGGSGDEGTQIRVELGDEREPPHVVSIRPIGELAGFTTSGDRNTGVLKTLYRVEKRIGGAVDLDDVLIAVADAALELVPTATHATLVLRDDLAADADRDDAGYVPVLTRLRSPEGQGAAPGGAVAITRSVFRKVIRERAAVLAADAPSEAFSSESLLGASIRSTIGVPLWKGDEILGVVQVDNRASPGMFDSADLDALGVLAASASLAVANARLIRRLVAAEEQLQKENSFLKGRERAKSSGAVDIIGQSKAMRELFNQLDKVVDTRVTVLIEGETGTGKELIASAVHYRSRRRAKLFVAQNCAAMPENLLESELFGHKRGSFTGATEEKRGLFDVADGGTLFLDEVTEMPVSLQAKLLRVLQEGEIRAVGATQTKTVDVRIVAACNRNLEKEVEEGRFRQDLYYRLKVFPIRVPPLRERRDDVPLLAGHFLERYTKEVGRPIAGFAQATMELLMSYDWPGNVRELENEVQRLVIQADANAFVTPDLLSPRVRQMEGLITQAGAVKGTLKDMVEQVEKYFILERLREHGNNKTSTAKVLGITREGLHKKLKQLGIG, encoded by the coding sequence ATGGCCAGCGTCCGGCTCGAAGTACAGAACGGCAGCCTGAAAGGCCGCACCTTCGAGCCCGAAGGAGACGTTGTGCGCATCGGTCGCGCCGCACACAACGAGCTCGTGCTCGAAGAAGCTCACGTCTCAGCTGAGCACGCACGCCTCGTGGTCGGCGCCGAGCGGGTAACGGTGGAAGACCTCCGCTCCACCAACGGCAGCGCCGTCGTGCGCGGCAGCCAACGCATCGTTCTGGGGGAGGCAAGCTCGGCGCGGGCCGTGCTCGAGTCCGGTGACGTGCTCGAGCTGGGCGGCAGCGGAGACGAGGGCACGCAGATCAGGGTCGAGCTCGGGGACGAGCGCGAGCCCCCCCACGTGGTGAGCATTCGCCCGATCGGCGAGCTCGCGGGCTTCACGACCTCGGGCGACCGCAACACCGGCGTGCTCAAGACCCTGTACCGCGTCGAAAAGCGCATCGGGGGAGCCGTCGACCTGGACGACGTCTTGATCGCGGTGGCCGACGCAGCGCTGGAGCTCGTGCCCACCGCGACCCATGCGACGCTGGTGCTGCGGGACGATCTCGCGGCGGACGCCGATCGCGATGACGCGGGCTACGTGCCGGTTCTGACGCGCTTGCGCAGCCCAGAGGGCCAAGGGGCGGCTCCCGGTGGAGCAGTGGCGATCACCCGCAGTGTGTTCCGCAAGGTCATCCGCGAGCGAGCCGCCGTGCTGGCCGCTGACGCTCCGAGTGAGGCGTTCAGCTCGGAGTCACTGCTCGGAGCGAGCATTCGCAGCACAATCGGCGTTCCACTCTGGAAGGGTGACGAGATCTTGGGCGTGGTCCAGGTCGACAACCGCGCCTCGCCGGGCATGTTCGATTCTGCGGACCTCGATGCACTCGGCGTGCTGGCCGCCAGCGCGTCGCTCGCAGTCGCCAACGCCCGGCTGATTCGCCGACTGGTCGCAGCGGAAGAACAGCTGCAGAAGGAGAACTCCTTCCTCAAGGGTCGAGAGCGCGCCAAGTCGAGCGGGGCGGTGGACATCATCGGTCAGAGCAAGGCGATGCGCGAGCTGTTCAATCAGCTCGACAAGGTCGTGGACACCCGCGTCACCGTGCTCATCGAAGGTGAGACGGGGACGGGCAAGGAGCTGATCGCTTCCGCGGTGCACTATCGGTCACGGCGCCGGGCCAAGCTCTTTGTCGCGCAGAACTGCGCGGCGATGCCGGAGAATCTGCTCGAGAGCGAGCTGTTCGGACACAAACGCGGCTCGTTCACCGGTGCGACGGAGGAGAAGCGGGGCCTGTTCGACGTGGCCGACGGCGGCACGTTGTTCCTCGACGAGGTGACGGAGATGCCCGTGTCCTTGCAGGCAAAGCTGCTGCGTGTGCTGCAAGAGGGAGAAATTCGTGCGGTCGGCGCCACCCAGACCAAGACGGTGGACGTGCGCATCGTCGCCGCGTGCAACCGCAACCTGGAGAAAGAGGTCGAAGAAGGGCGCTTCCGCCAGGACCTCTACTACCGGCTGAAGGTATTTCCGATCCGGGTGCCCCCGCTGCGCGAGCGCCGAGACGACGTGCCTCTGCTCGCGGGTCACTTTCTGGAGCGTTACACGAAGGAGGTCGGGAGGCCGATCGCCGGGTTTGCCCAGGCCACGATGGAGCTGCTCATGTCCTACGACTGGCCGGGCAACGTGCGCGAGCTGGAGAACGAGGTGCAACGGCTCGTGATCCAGGCGGATGCGAACGCCTTCGTCACGCCGGACCTCTTGAGCCCGCGCGTGCGTCAGATGGAGGGTCTGATCACCCAGGCCGGCGCCGTCAAAGGCACGCTCAAAGACATGGTCGAGCAG